The following proteins are co-located in the Pseudomonas antarctica genome:
- a CDS encoding fumarylacetoacetate hydrolase family protein codes for MTDYVFTPAPTPSLAIQGSDARFPLRRVFCVGRNYSEHAREMGHDPDREPPFFFMKPADTVVPAKGVIAYPPLTADLHHEVELVVAIGKDGVDISPEQAFSHIWGYGVGIDLTRRDLQAQAKKLSRPWEWAKAFDESAPSTALQPVSAVGHPSSGKIWLKVNGEQRQLGDLADQIWSVSEVISHASKSVALKAGDLIFTGTPAGVGALQPGDVVTAGIDGVGELSFTLGQG; via the coding sequence ATGACTGATTACGTATTCACCCCCGCGCCAACCCCATCCCTGGCCATACAAGGCAGCGACGCGCGTTTCCCGCTGCGTCGCGTCTTCTGCGTAGGCCGCAACTACAGCGAGCACGCCCGCGAAATGGGGCATGACCCGGATCGCGAGCCGCCGTTTTTCTTCATGAAGCCGGCGGATACGGTAGTGCCGGCCAAAGGGGTGATTGCTTACCCGCCGTTGACCGCTGACCTGCACCACGAAGTGGAACTGGTGGTGGCCATCGGCAAAGACGGGGTGGATATCAGCCCGGAACAGGCTTTTTCGCATATATGGGGTTATGGCGTCGGCATTGACCTGACTCGCCGAGACCTGCAGGCCCAGGCGAAAAAGCTCTCCCGTCCGTGGGAATGGGCCAAGGCTTTCGATGAGTCGGCGCCCAGTACCGCGTTGCAGCCTGTGAGTGCGGTAGGGCACCCGTCGAGCGGCAAAATCTGGCTCAAGGTCAATGGTGAGCAACGCCAGCTCGGCGACCTGGCCGATCAGATTTGGTCGGTCAGTGAAGTAATCAGCCACGCCTCCAAATCGGTAGCACTCAAGGCCGGTGACCTGATCTTTACCGGCACCCCGGCGGGCGTCGGCGCGTTGCAGCCGGGGGATGTGGTCACCGCCGGCATCGACGGCGTTGGCGAGTTGAGTTTCACCCTCGGCCAAGGTTGA
- a CDS encoding helix-turn-helix transcriptional regulator, protein MPGTRVTTYGMEQRSDRPDFYIRDRRGRAALTSPHRHEYFQIQINLGGDTVQHIGGAVRPFPHKALAFILPHRLHVIPHPQDGEFMLINFSQAFFLPQLTCDPLDLEDIPIGQAPELSPFRFQEQLDFILDDAAFDEVKTWLAHMRTLDAHRTFGARERLKGYLFQLVGLVCEQYAEPLQAFAANNATRRGRKDALARLQGYIREHLHEPTLNLTDAAAAAFLSPNYLTHLLRKETGKPFSQWVLDRRMQLARTLLLNSAQMIGVIAQRCGFMDQAYFSRCFRKAHGLTPGQFRRRQQTESL, encoded by the coding sequence ATGCCAGGCACCCGCGTCACCACCTATGGCATGGAGCAACGCAGCGACCGCCCCGACTTCTATATCCGCGATAGACGCGGGCGGGCGGCGCTGACCAGCCCGCATCGGCATGAATACTTCCAGATCCAGATCAACCTGGGCGGCGACACCGTGCAACATATCGGCGGCGCGGTGCGACCGTTTCCGCACAAAGCCCTGGCGTTTATCCTGCCCCATCGCCTGCATGTGATTCCCCACCCGCAAGACGGCGAGTTCATGCTGATCAACTTCAGCCAGGCGTTTTTCCTGCCGCAATTGACCTGCGATCCGTTGGATTTGGAGGACATCCCCATCGGCCAGGCGCCGGAGTTGTCGCCGTTTCGCTTTCAGGAGCAACTGGATTTCATTCTCGACGACGCGGCCTTCGACGAAGTGAAAACCTGGCTCGCGCATATGCGCACCCTGGACGCCCATCGCACGTTCGGCGCCCGTGAGCGACTAAAAGGCTATCTATTCCAACTGGTCGGCCTCGTCTGCGAACAGTACGCCGAACCCTTGCAGGCATTTGCCGCCAATAACGCCACGCGGCGCGGTCGCAAAGACGCCCTGGCAAGGCTGCAGGGCTATATTCGCGAGCATCTGCACGAACCGACGCTCAACCTGACCGACGCGGCGGCCGCTGCGTTCCTGTCGCCCAACTACCTCACTCATCTGCTACGCAAAGAAACCGGCAAACCCTTTTCCCAATGGGTGCTTGACCGTCGCATGCAGTTGGCGCGCACCTTATTGCTCAACAGCGCGCAAATGATCGGTGTGATCGCCCAGCGCTGCGGGTTTATGGATCAAGCGTATTTCTCCCGGTGTTTTCGTAAGGCCCACGGCTTGACCCCAGGGCAGTTTCGCCGTCGGCAGCAGACAGAATCCTTGTAG
- a CDS encoding GNAT family N-acetyltransferase — protein MENLVRLATLADIDSLFAIRTAVLQNHLSRAQLADLGITPQVLADSIREAPCVWVAHVNGQPAAFSMVDVAEGEVFAMFVHPAYEGRGLGRRLMAVAEAALFERHDRLFLVTDGRDEIRANGFYQRLGWSKVGQVDGDDVRYEKSRAP, from the coding sequence ATGGAAAACCTCGTACGATTGGCGACGCTTGCGGATATCGACAGCTTGTTTGCCATCCGCACCGCGGTGCTGCAAAACCACTTGAGTCGTGCACAGCTGGCCGACCTTGGCATTACGCCGCAGGTGTTGGCAGACAGCATCCGCGAAGCGCCGTGTGTATGGGTCGCGCACGTGAATGGCCAACCCGCCGCGTTTTCCATGGTCGACGTGGCCGAAGGCGAGGTGTTTGCGATGTTCGTGCACCCTGCCTACGAGGGCCGTGGCTTGGGCCGCCGACTGATGGCGGTGGCTGAAGCCGCGTTGTTCGAACGCCACGACAGGTTGTTTCTGGTCACGGATGGACGTGATGAGATAAGGGCCAATGGGTTTTACCAACGACTGGGTTGGTCGAAGGTGGGACAGGTCGATGGCGACGATGTCCGTTATGAAAAGAGCAGGGCGCCTTAA
- a CDS encoding sensor domain-containing diguanylate cyclase, which translates to MSINPPSQPDSDVYRTLLESTKAIPWRIDWQTMTFSYIGPQIETLLGWTPQSWVSVDDWVERMHPDDREYVVNFCVSQSRAGVDHEADYRALTVNGDYVWIRDVVHVVRKDDEVQALIGFMFDISERKKTEEHLIRLQKQLEEYSFQDGLTGIANRRMFDTVLEREWASAQRSQLPLSLIILDIDFFKQYNDHYGHLKGDECLRQVARTLSLAANRPRDFIARIGGEEFVWLLPETDAASARQVARRCLHLICQQQIEHEFSAVSQLLTLSLGVGTHVVTPNSAMLGFVESVDKLLYQAKRNGRMRAEFADIET; encoded by the coding sequence ATGAGCATCAATCCACCGAGCCAGCCTGATAGTGACGTGTACAGGACGCTGCTGGAGTCGACCAAGGCCATCCCCTGGCGCATTGACTGGCAGACCATGACCTTCAGCTATATCGGACCGCAGATCGAAACGTTGTTGGGCTGGACCCCGCAAAGTTGGGTCAGCGTGGATGACTGGGTAGAACGGATGCACCCGGACGACCGCGAATACGTGGTGAATTTCTGCGTGTCGCAATCACGCGCCGGCGTGGACCATGAAGCCGATTACCGCGCGCTGACAGTGAACGGCGACTATGTGTGGATTCGCGACGTGGTGCATGTGGTGCGCAAGGACGATGAAGTCCAGGCATTGATTGGCTTTATGTTCGATATCAGCGAGCGCAAGAAGACCGAAGAACACCTGATCCGCCTGCAAAAACAACTGGAGGAGTATTCTTTTCAGGACGGCCTCACCGGCATCGCCAACCGCCGGATGTTCGACACCGTACTCGAACGGGAATGGGCCAGCGCGCAGCGAAGCCAGCTGCCGTTGTCGTTGATCATTCTCGATATTGATTTTTTCAAGCAGTACAACGACCACTACGGCCATCTCAAGGGCGATGAATGCCTGCGCCAGGTGGCTCGTACCTTGTCGCTGGCGGCCAACCGGCCACGGGATTTCATCGCACGTATCGGCGGCGAGGAGTTTGTGTGGTTGCTGCCGGAGACCGACGCGGCATCAGCCAGGCAGGTGGCCCGACGCTGCCTGCATCTCATCTGCCAGCAGCAGATCGAGCACGAATTTTCAGCGGTTTCCCAGTTACTGACGCTGAGCCTGGGAGTCGGCACCCATGTCGTTACACCGAACAGCGCGATGCTGGGGTTTGTCGAATCCGTCGACAAGTTGCTGTACCAGGCCAAACGTAATGGACGGATGCGAGCGGAGTTTGCCGATATTGAAACTTGA
- a CDS encoding DUF1652 domain-containing protein, translating into MISIIELNRIMAVGFLPLSCDCSLNSDGSLRISVFEPASGRVDLLLTRVSPQGLDSIRSISNLIGELRTEIKAGRRGFAAVG; encoded by the coding sequence ATGATTTCGATCATCGAACTCAACCGCATCATGGCCGTGGGCTTCCTCCCGCTTTCCTGTGATTGCAGCCTCAACAGCGACGGCTCGCTGCGCATCAGCGTGTTCGAGCCGGCGTCCGGTCGTGTCGACTTGCTGCTGACCCGGGTGTCGCCCCAAGGCCTGGACAGCATCCGTTCCATCTCAAACCTGATTGGCGAATTGCGCACCGAGATCAAGGCCGGGCGCCGTGGCTTTGCTGCGGTGGGCTAG
- a CDS encoding YXWGXW repeat-containing protein has product MRTLAKLRYALLIPMAFAALVSTPTFAQTEVIIRQAPPAERVEVIPAERPGYAWDRGHWKWERGAYAWVPGHWQPVMRNARWEPGHWESRGPNWYWREGHWVR; this is encoded by the coding sequence ATGAGAACACTGGCCAAATTGCGCTATGCCCTGTTGATCCCGATGGCCTTTGCCGCGCTTGTCAGTACCCCGACCTTTGCCCAGACCGAAGTGATCATCCGCCAGGCGCCTCCGGCAGAACGGGTTGAAGTGATCCCTGCCGAACGCCCGGGCTACGCGTGGGACCGTGGCCACTGGAAATGGGAACGCGGTGCCTATGCATGGGTGCCGGGCCATTGGCAGCCGGTGATGCGCAATGCCCGCTGGGAGCCTGGGCACTGGGAATCCCGTGGCCCGAACTGGTATTGGCGCGAAGGCCATTGGGTCCGCTGA
- a CDS encoding RNA polymerase sigma factor: MKDTDPDVELLARISNNEPAAVNEMVTRKLPRLLALASRILGDADEAKDVAQESFLRIWRQAANWRAGEARFDTWLHRVALNLCHDRLRRRKERPLNEEEALTLADSAPSPDEQLETADRSARMAAALARLPERQREAIVLQYYQELSNIDAAALMNISVEALESLLSRARRQLRSQLADTPGLARPGRGKS; this comes from the coding sequence TTGAAAGACACTGATCCGGACGTTGAGCTACTGGCGCGTATCAGCAACAACGAGCCTGCCGCCGTCAACGAAATGGTAACGCGCAAGTTGCCGCGTTTGCTCGCGCTCGCCAGTCGGATCCTGGGGGATGCCGACGAAGCCAAGGACGTCGCCCAGGAAAGTTTTCTGCGGATCTGGCGCCAGGCGGCCAACTGGCGCGCCGGCGAAGCGCGTTTTGACACCTGGCTGCACCGGGTGGCGCTCAACCTGTGCCATGACCGTCTGCGCCGGCGCAAGGAACGCCCGTTGAACGAGGAGGAGGCGCTGACACTGGCGGACAGCGCGCCGTCCCCGGATGAACAGTTGGAAACAGCCGACCGCAGTGCCCGAATGGCCGCTGCATTGGCCAGGTTACCCGAGCGCCAGCGCGAAGCCATTGTGCTGCAGTACTATCAGGAGCTGTCGAACATCGACGCCGCGGCTCTGATGAATATCAGCGTCGAGGCACTGGAGAGCCTGCTGTCGAGGGCCCGCCGCCAGTTGCGCAGCCAACTTGCCGACACACCCGGGCTTGCCCGCCCAGGAAGGGGAAAATCATGA
- a CDS encoding periplasmic heavy metal sensor, translating to MTVKSLKPWLVVSVLLNVFLIGGVGGGLYHWMATAKPAEAVVNQHGLRQAMIKLPAERRKELRQLLRHNRADSQPLIMAGREARLGVIKQLEAPTLDHDVLVAELAKAREADVALRALVDATLAQFASNLPQDERQKLVEALYQRGQGKTKEKLPQVAGNKPRS from the coding sequence ATGACCGTAAAATCCCTTAAACCCTGGCTGGTCGTCTCGGTGTTGCTCAACGTGTTCCTGATCGGCGGTGTAGGTGGCGGCCTGTATCACTGGATGGCCACTGCCAAGCCCGCCGAAGCGGTGGTCAACCAGCACGGCCTGCGCCAGGCGATGATCAAGTTGCCGGCAGAGCGCCGCAAAGAGTTGCGCCAACTGCTGCGGCATAACCGTGCTGACAGCCAACCGCTGATCATGGCCGGTCGCGAAGCGCGCCTGGGTGTGATCAAACAACTCGAAGCGCCGACGCTGGACCACGATGTACTGGTGGCCGAACTGGCCAAGGCCCGCGAAGCGGATGTCGCGCTCAGGGCGCTGGTGGATGCCACACTGGCGCAGTTCGCAAGCAACTTGCCCCAGGATGAACGGCAGAAACTGGTCGAGGCGCTGTACCAGCGCGGGCAGGGCAAAACCAAGGAGAAACTCCCCCAGGTCGCGGGGAATAAACCGCGTTCTTGA
- a CDS encoding NUDIX hydrolase, giving the protein MKIRATVICKHEERILFVRKARSKWALPGGKVERDERPVGAAARELQEETGLNVDGLLYLQELKARDTVHHVFEASVVNIAEAHPRNEIIDCRWHAYSAMDELDTTDATRHIVKSFLRRL; this is encoded by the coding sequence TTGAAAATACGTGCAACCGTCATTTGCAAACATGAGGAGCGCATCCTCTTCGTGCGCAAGGCCAGGTCAAAATGGGCATTGCCGGGCGGCAAGGTCGAGCGTGACGAGCGCCCGGTCGGGGCAGCCGCACGCGAGCTGCAAGAAGAAACCGGGTTGAACGTGGACGGCCTGCTGTACTTGCAGGAATTGAAAGCCCGCGACACGGTGCATCATGTGTTCGAAGCCTCGGTGGTGAACATTGCCGAGGCGCACCCACGCAACGAGATCATTGATTGCCGGTGGCACGCTTATAGTGCCATGGACGAGCTGGACACCACCGACGCCACCCGGCACATCGTCAAATCCTTCCTGCGTCGCCTCTGA
- a CDS encoding Gfo/Idh/MocA family protein yields the protein MNTVRWGMIGCGSVTELKSGPAFYKVPGSALVAVMGRREAAVRDYAARHGIARFYTDAQALIDDPEVDAVYIATPPDSHLEYSLMVAAAGKHCCVEKPMAINAEQSALMQRTFERAGLYLFVSYYRRSLPRFQQVRDWLRDGRIGELRHVTWSLCKPPAPADASPANWRTDPAIAGGGYFADLASHGFDLFQYLAGDIVEVTGFTARQAGQYAAEDAVTACWTFSSGALGMGCWNFVADRREDRVELIGSAGRITFAVFEDEPLRLEGEVDEVLEVPCHEHIQWHHVQSMNAHIRGEAEHPSLAIEALKTDRILDKVLLRNPRRPD from the coding sequence ATGAATACCGTACGTTGGGGCATGATTGGCTGTGGCAGTGTCACTGAGTTAAAGAGTGGACCCGCCTTCTACAAAGTGCCAGGTTCTGCGCTGGTGGCCGTGATGGGGCGCCGCGAAGCCGCTGTGCGCGATTATGCGGCACGCCACGGCATTGCCCGTTTCTATACCGACGCCCAGGCACTGATTGACGACCCTGAAGTCGACGCGGTGTACATCGCCACCCCACCCGACAGCCACCTTGAATACAGCCTGATGGTGGCTGCGGCGGGCAAGCATTGCTGCGTCGAGAAGCCCATGGCCATCAACGCCGAGCAAAGCGCGCTGATGCAGCGCACCTTCGAGCGCGCCGGGCTGTACTTGTTTGTGTCCTACTACCGCCGTTCGCTGCCACGCTTTCAGCAAGTGCGCGACTGGCTGCGGGACGGGCGCATCGGTGAGTTGCGCCATGTGACCTGGTCGCTGTGCAAGCCGCCAGCGCCCGCCGACGCCAGCCCTGCCAATTGGCGTACCGACCCGGCCATCGCCGGCGGCGGCTACTTTGCCGACCTCGCCAGCCATGGGTTTGACCTGTTCCAGTACCTGGCGGGCGATATCGTCGAAGTCACCGGTTTTACTGCACGACAAGCGGGGCAGTATGCGGCTGAGGATGCGGTGACGGCCTGCTGGACCTTCAGTTCGGGCGCGCTGGGCATGGGCTGCTGGAACTTTGTCGCGGATCGCCGCGAAGACCGGGTGGAGCTGATCGGCAGCGCTGGCCGCATCACGTTTGCGGTGTTCGAGGACGAGCCGTTGCGTCTTGAAGGTGAGGTTGACGAAGTGTTGGAAGTGCCTTGCCATGAACATATCCAATGGCATCACGTGCAGTCCATGAACGCGCACATTCGTGGGGAAGCCGAGCATCCTTCACTGGCGATCGAGGCGCTGAAGACGGATCGAATTCTGGATAAAGTATTGCTACGCAATCCGCGCCGTCCTGATTGA
- a CDS encoding ribonuclease T2 family protein has protein sequence MNYKAALMALGLVLASMATQAAPREQRPAGDFDFYVLSLSWSPTFCRTHPGNEQCSGKGYGFVLHGLWPQYAKGGWPASCDAQSRLSAEELAKGALIFPTQALLKHEWAKHGTCSGLEASRYLDATDTALAAVQIPQQLQPFNVPNYLDAQAIESLFRQSNPAMGDHGMAVICKGKVLSEVRVCLSKELRFAGCPKSVKTQCKGGDIRIPVQR, from the coding sequence ATGAACTACAAGGCAGCCTTAATGGCGCTGGGGCTGGTGCTGGCCAGTATGGCGACGCAAGCGGCACCACGGGAGCAACGGCCGGCGGGGGATTTTGATTTTTATGTGCTGTCATTATCATGGTCACCAACGTTCTGCCGGACGCACCCGGGTAACGAGCAATGTTCAGGCAAAGGCTATGGGTTTGTACTGCATGGGCTGTGGCCGCAGTACGCCAAAGGTGGTTGGCCGGCTTCGTGTGATGCGCAATCGCGGTTGTCGGCCGAGGAGTTGGCCAAAGGGGCGTTGATCTTCCCGACACAGGCCCTGCTCAAGCATGAGTGGGCCAAGCACGGCACCTGCAGCGGGCTGGAGGCTTCGCGCTATCTGGACGCGACCGATACGGCCCTGGCAGCGGTGCAGATTCCGCAGCAATTGCAGCCGTTCAACGTGCCGAATTACCTGGATGCGCAGGCGATTGAAAGCCTGTTCCGCCAGAGCAACCCGGCCATGGGCGACCATGGCATGGCCGTCATCTGCAAGGGTAAGGTGTTGTCCGAAGTGCGGGTGTGCCTGAGCAAGGAACTGCGCTTCGCCGGCTGCCCAAAGAGTGTGAAGACCCAGTGCAAGGGTGGGGACATTCGGATTCCGGTTCAGCGTTGA
- a CDS encoding AraC family transcriptional regulator has protein sequence MQRHRLDQHDPARARDADVIPRAVVAVGATSTSESWEHAAHAHRKGQLIYTLRGVIHCQIEAGIWIVPPQCALWIPGGLSHAARGSGEAEVYCLLIDPDAAGALPAQCCTLAVSGLLHELISKAVSFPHLYEEDSAQGRLISTLLDELAQAPVEALHLPMPRDLRLRRLADSLLAAPADKATLGQWAVRIGMSERSMTRLLLEELGLSFGRWRRQLHVILSLQRLAKGESVQRVALDLGYENASGFITMFRKTVGQPPARYLADRAGASSATAPAAIALHPGT, from the coding sequence ATGCAACGCCATCGCCTTGATCAGCACGACCCTGCCAGGGCCAGAGACGCCGACGTGATCCCGCGCGCGGTCGTGGCGGTGGGCGCCACCAGCACGTCCGAGAGCTGGGAACACGCCGCGCACGCTCATCGCAAGGGCCAGTTGATCTACACGCTGCGCGGGGTCATTCATTGCCAGATCGAGGCCGGAATCTGGATCGTGCCGCCGCAGTGCGCGCTTTGGATTCCCGGTGGTCTGTCGCATGCCGCACGGGGCTCCGGGGAGGCGGAAGTGTATTGCCTGTTGATCGATCCGGATGCCGCCGGCGCCCTGCCCGCGCAGTGCTGCACCCTGGCGGTGTCCGGCTTGTTGCATGAGCTGATCAGCAAGGCGGTCAGCTTCCCGCACTTGTATGAAGAAGACAGTGCGCAGGGGCGCCTGATCAGCACGCTGCTGGACGAACTGGCGCAGGCCCCGGTTGAAGCCCTGCACCTGCCCATGCCCCGGGACCTGCGGCTGCGGCGCCTGGCCGACAGCCTGCTGGCCGCCCCGGCAGATAAAGCCACGCTCGGCCAGTGGGCCGTGCGCATTGGCATGAGCGAGCGCAGCATGACGCGCCTGCTGTTAGAGGAGTTAGGCTTGAGTTTCGGGCGCTGGCGCCGGCAGTTGCATGTGATCCTGTCACTGCAACGCCTGGCCAAGGGTGAAAGTGTGCAGCGGGTCGCGCTGGACCTGGGTTATGAGAACGCCAGCGGCTTTATCACGATGTTCCGCAAAACGGTGGGTCAGCCGCCGGCACGTTACCTGGCGGATCGGGCCGGGGCGTCGAGCGCAACGGCGCCTGCCGCCATCGCATTGCACCCCGGTACGTGA